Proteins from one Salmonella bongori NCTC 12419 genomic window:
- the rnr gene encoding ribonuclease R, translating into MSQDPFQEREAEKYANPIPSREFILEHLTKREKPASREELAVELNIEGEEQIEALRRRLRAMERDGQLVFTRRQCYALPERLDLLKGTVIGHRDGYGFLRVEGRKDDLYLSSEQMKTCIHGDQVLAQPLGADRKGRREARIVRVLVPKTSQIVGRYFTDAGVGFVVPDDSRLSFDILIPPEEVMGARMGFVVVVELTQRPTRRTKAVGKIVEVLGDNMGTGMAVDMALRTHEIPYIWPQAVEQQIAGLKEEVPEEAKAGRVDLRELPLVTIDGEDARDFDDAVYCEKKRGGGWRLWVAIADVSYYVRPPTPLDREARNRGTSVYFPSQVVPMLPEVLSNGLCSLNPQVDRLCMVCEMTISAKGRLTGYKFYEAVMSSHARLTYTKVWHMLQGDQDLREQYAPLVKHIEELHNLYKVLDKAREERGGISFESEEAKFIFNAERRIERIEQTQRNDAHKLIEECMIMANISAARFVEKAKEPALFRIHDKPTTEAITLFRSVLAELGLELPGGNKPEPRDYAELLESIADRPDAEMLQTMLLRSMKQAIYDPENRGHFGLALQSYAHFTSPIRRYPDLSLHRAIKYLLAKEQGNKGNTTETGGYHYSMEEMLQLGQHCSMAERRADEATRDVADWLKCDFMLDQVGNIFKGVIASVTGFGFFVRLDELFIDGLVHVSSLDNDYYRFDQVGQRLIGESGGQTYRLGDRVEVRVEAVNMDERKIDFSLISSERAPRNVGKTAREKAKKGESKNAGKRRQVGKKVNFEPDSAFRGEKKGKAKPKADKKSDKKVKKPSDKTRKIAAATKAKRAAKKKAAE; encoded by the coding sequence ATGTCACAAGATCCTTTCCAGGAACGCGAAGCTGAAAAATACGCGAATCCTATCCCGAGCCGGGAATTTATCCTTGAACATTTAACGAAACGTGAAAAACCGGCCAGTCGCGAAGAACTGGCCGTAGAACTGAATATTGAAGGTGAAGAGCAGATTGAAGCTCTGCGCCGCCGCCTGCGCGCGATGGAGCGTGACGGACAACTGGTCTTTACGCGTCGTCAGTGCTATGCGCTGCCGGAACGCCTCGACCTGCTGAAAGGCACCGTTATTGGCCATCGTGATGGCTACGGTTTTCTGCGCGTTGAAGGGCGTAAAGATGATTTATACCTGTCCAGCGAGCAGATGAAAACCTGTATTCATGGCGATCAGGTGCTGGCGCAGCCGTTGGGTGCCGATCGTAAAGGGCGTCGTGAGGCGCGTATCGTTCGTGTTCTGGTGCCGAAAACCAGCCAGATTGTTGGCCGTTACTTTACCGACGCAGGTGTGGGTTTCGTGGTGCCTGACGACAGCCGTCTAAGCTTTGACATCCTGATCCCGCCGGAAGAGGTGATGGGCGCGCGGATGGGCTTCGTGGTAGTCGTAGAACTGACCCAACGTCCAACCCGCCGCACCAAAGCGGTGGGGAAAATCGTCGAAGTACTGGGCGACAACATGGGTACAGGTATGGCGGTAGATATGGCGCTGCGCACCCATGAAATTCCTTACATCTGGCCGCAGGCGGTAGAGCAACAGATCGCCGGACTGAAAGAAGAGGTGCCGGAAGAGGCAAAAGCAGGTCGTGTCGATCTGCGCGAGCTGCCGCTGGTCACCATTGATGGCGAAGATGCCCGTGATTTTGACGACGCAGTCTATTGTGAGAAAAAACGCGGCGGCGGCTGGCGTTTGTGGGTCGCTATTGCTGACGTGAGCTATTATGTCCGTCCGCCAACCCCACTGGATCGTGAGGCACGCAATCGTGGTACATCGGTTTACTTCCCGTCACAGGTTGTGCCGATGCTGCCGGAGGTGCTCTCCAACGGGTTGTGTTCGTTGAACCCGCAGGTTGACAGGCTGTGTATGGTCTGTGAAATGACTATCTCGGCGAAAGGGCGTTTAACGGGTTACAAATTCTATGAAGCGGTGATGAGCTCTCATGCCCGTCTGACCTATACCAAAGTCTGGCATATGCTGCAGGGCGACCAGGATCTGCGTGAACAATATGCGCCACTGGTGAAGCATATCGAAGAGCTGCACAACCTCTACAAAGTACTGGATAAAGCGCGTGAAGAACGTGGCGGTATCTCGTTTGAAAGCGAAGAGGCGAAGTTTATTTTCAACGCTGAACGCCGTATTGAGCGTATCGAACAGACTCAGCGTAACGACGCGCATAAGCTTATCGAAGAGTGCATGATCATGGCGAATATCTCGGCGGCGCGTTTTGTCGAGAAAGCCAAAGAGCCCGCCCTGTTCCGTATTCATGATAAGCCCACCACCGAAGCAATTACCTTATTTCGCTCCGTACTGGCGGAGCTGGGGCTGGAGCTTCCGGGCGGAAATAAACCGGAACCGCGCGATTATGCCGAACTGCTTGAATCAATTGCCGACAGACCGGACGCCGAAATGCTGCAAACGATGCTGCTGCGTTCAATGAAGCAGGCCATTTACGATCCGGAAAACCGCGGGCACTTTGGTCTGGCGTTGCAGTCTTATGCGCACTTTACCTCGCCGATTCGCCGTTACCCGGACCTCTCTTTGCACCGTGCCATTAAGTACCTGCTGGCGAAAGAGCAAGGAAACAAGGGCAACACTACCGAAACGGGCGGTTACCACTATTCAATGGAAGAGATGTTGCAGCTCGGCCAGCACTGTTCGATGGCGGAACGCCGCGCTGATGAGGCGACACGCGACGTCGCTGACTGGCTGAAGTGTGACTTTATGCTCGATCAGGTAGGCAATATCTTTAAAGGTGTCATTGCCAGCGTCACTGGTTTCGGCTTCTTTGTCCGTCTTGACGAACTGTTTATCGATGGGCTGGTACATGTTTCTTCGCTGGATAACGATTACTACCGCTTTGATCAGGTTGGACAACGGTTGATCGGCGAGTCCGGTGGACAAACGTATCGACTGGGCGACCGGGTCGAAGTTCGTGTCGAAGCGGTGAATATGGACGAGCGGAAAATCGACTTTAGCCTGATCTCCAGCGAGCGCGCACCGCGTAACGTTGGCAAAACGGCGCGTGAAAAAGCGAAAAAAGGCGAAAGCAAAAATGCCGGTAAACGCCGCCAGGTCGGTAAAAAAGTGAATTTCGAACCGGACAGCGCCTTCCGCGGTGAGAAAAAAGGTAAAGCAAAGCCTAAAGCGGATAAAAAAAGCGATAAAAAAGTGAAAAAGCCATCTGACAAAACGCGTAAAATCGCCGCCGCCACTAAAGCCAAACGAGCGGCGAAGAAAAAAGCCGCGGAGTAA
- the rlmB gene encoding 23S rRNA (guanosine(2251)-2'-O)-methyltransferase RlmB: MSEMIYGIHAVQALLERAPERFQDVFILKGREDKRLLPLIHALEAQGIVIQLASRQFLDEKSEGAVHQGIIARVKPGRQYQENDLPDLIALHDRPFLLILDGVTDPHNLGACLRSADAAGVHAVIVPKDRSAQLNATAKKVACGAAESVPLIRVTNLARTMRMLQEENIWIVGTAGEADHTLYQSKMPGRMALVMGAEGEGMRRLTREHCDELISIPMAGSVSSLNVSVATGICLFEAVRQRT; this comes from the coding sequence ATGAGTGAAATGATTTACGGCATCCATGCGGTCCAGGCTCTGTTAGAGCGCGCGCCAGAACGTTTTCAGGATGTCTTTATCCTAAAAGGGCGCGAAGACAAACGCTTGCTGCCGTTGATTCATGCTTTAGAAGCGCAGGGCATTGTGATTCAACTGGCAAGCCGCCAGTTTTTGGATGAGAAAAGCGAAGGCGCGGTACACCAGGGGATTATCGCCCGGGTGAAACCGGGGCGGCAGTACCAGGAAAACGATCTGCCGGATCTGATTGCGCTACACGATCGCCCCTTTTTGTTGATCCTTGATGGCGTCACCGATCCGCATAACCTCGGCGCCTGTTTGCGTAGTGCCGATGCCGCAGGTGTACATGCGGTAATCGTGCCGAAAGACCGTTCCGCACAGCTCAACGCGACGGCGAAAAAAGTCGCCTGCGGCGCCGCGGAAAGCGTGCCGCTGATCCGGGTCACCAACCTGGCGCGCACGATGCGCATGTTGCAGGAGGAGAATATCTGGATTGTCGGGACGGCAGGCGAGGCTGACCATACTTTATACCAGAGTAAAATGCCAGGCCGCATGGCGTTGGTCATGGGCGCAGAAGGTGAAGGTATGCGACGCCTGACACGTGAGCATTGCGATGAGCTGATCAGTATTCCTATGGCCGGGAGCGTATCGTCGCTGAATGTTTCTGTTGCGACGGGGATTTGTCTGTTTGAAGCTGTTCGCCAGCGAACCTGA
- a CDS encoding YjfI family protein codes for MAWTPRTLAEALRKIAELDIDVENNESSLIIKMNDYGDLKLTILFTSKQIIIETYICPVNTIRDTAEFNLFLLRNQKVLPLSSVGITRVKQEEYYVAFGALSLNSSLDDVTLEITTLVENALDIAEITQDYSQE; via the coding sequence ATGGCATGGACTCCACGCACGTTGGCGGAAGCGCTACGTAAAATTGCTGAATTAGATATTGATGTAGAAAATAATGAATCTTCATTGATAATAAAAATGAATGATTATGGCGACTTAAAACTTACCATTTTATTTACCTCAAAACAAATAATTATCGAGACTTATATATGTCCGGTAAATACTATTAGAGATACCGCGGAATTTAACCTTTTCTTACTAAGAAATCAGAAGGTTTTACCGCTGTCTTCGGTCGGTATTACCCGGGTGAAGCAGGAAGAATATTATGTCGCTTTTGGCGCGTTGTCGTTAAATTCTTCGCTTGATGATGTGACGCTGGAAATCACTACGCTTGTAGAAAATGCGTTGGATATCGCTGAAATAACACAAGACTACTCTCAGGAATAA
- a CDS encoding PspA/IM30 family protein: MGILKSLFTLGKSLVAQAEDAIDETQGVRMLEQHIRDAKAELDKAGKSRVDLLARVKLSHDKLNDLRERKASLEARALAAMSKNVDAALLNEVAEEIARLENTLLAEEQVLTNLEASRDTVEKAVTATGQRIAQFEQQLEVVKATEAMQRAQQAVTTSTVGASSNVSTAAESLKRLQTRQAERQARLDAAAQLEKVADGRDLDEKLAQAGIGATHKSNAQDVLARLQRQQGE; this comes from the coding sequence ATGGGAATTTTAAAAAGTTTGTTCACATTAGGTAAATCACTGGTTGCTCAGGCAGAAGATGCCATTGATGAAACGCAAGGCGTACGTATGCTGGAGCAGCATATTCGCGACGCAAAAGCCGAACTGGATAAAGCGGGTAAATCCAGGGTGGATTTGTTAGCGCGGGTGAAACTCAGCCATGACAAGTTGAACGATTTACGTGAGCGTAAAGCCAGCCTTGAAGCACGTGCGCTGGCGGCCATGAGTAAGAATGTTGATGCCGCTTTACTTAACGAAGTGGCGGAAGAGATCGCACGCCTGGAAAATACCCTTCTTGCTGAAGAACAGGTGCTGACAAACCTGGAAGCCTCTCGCGATACGGTAGAAAAGGCGGTGACGGCGACAGGCCAGCGGATTGCGCAGTTTGAGCAGCAACTTGAGGTGGTTAAAGCGACAGAAGCCATGCAGCGCGCGCAGCAGGCGGTGACGACCTCGACCGTCGGTGCGTCTTCAAATGTTTCTACGGCAGCGGAGTCGCTTAAACGTTTACAAACACGTCAGGCTGAACGTCAGGCCCGGCTGGATGCCGCCGCGCAACTGGAAAAAGTCGCCGATGGACGCGACCTGGACGAAAAACTGGCGCAGGCCGGTATTGGTGCAACCCATAAAAGCAATGCTCAGGATGTACTGGCGCGCTTACAGCGTCAGCAAGGCGAGTAA
- a CDS encoding YjfK family protein, translating to MLQFFRRLFGKTNGPAPVRGPLGLHLNAGFTLDTLAFRLLEPSLLVTLPGEKYTVAAASRIDLGGGSQIFRYYTSGDEFLQINTTGGVDIDDIDDIKLFVYEDSFGINEERHWRSAIAPAAIGPITLDWQERRWQRFFNAEEPGNIEPVYMLEKVENQQAERWDVHNFTMGFQRQVADDTCEYLLLTGEESFNERGEPEWVFSRALGVDIPLTSLTVIG from the coding sequence ATGTTACAGTTTTTTCGGCGTTTATTCGGTAAAACAAACGGGCCAGCGCCGGTTCGTGGGCCATTAGGACTACATCTTAACGCCGGTTTTACGCTGGATACGCTGGCGTTTCGGCTGCTGGAGCCGTCGTTGCTGGTGACATTACCGGGCGAAAAATACACTGTTGCGGCAGCGAGTCGCATAGATTTAGGCGGCGGCAGCCAGATTTTTCGCTACTACACTTCTGGCGATGAGTTTCTGCAAATCAATACCACTGGCGGCGTGGACATCGACGACATTGATGACATCAAGCTCTTCGTGTACGAGGACAGCTTCGGTATCAACGAGGAACGTCACTGGCGTTCAGCTATTGCGCCCGCGGCAATAGGGCCGATAACGCTCGACTGGCAGGAACGACGCTGGCAGCGCTTTTTTAACGCTGAAGAGCCGGGAAATATTGAGCCCGTCTACATGCTGGAAAAGGTTGAAAATCAGCAGGCAGAGAGATGGGACGTTCACAATTTTACGATGGGCTTCCAGCGTCAGGTGGCGGACGATACCTGTGAATATCTTTTATTGACCGGAGAAGAATCATTTAACGAGCGTGGCGAGCCTGAATGGGTATTTTCACGCGCGCTTGGTGTGGATATTCCACTCACTTCACTAACGGTTATTGGCTAA
- a CDS encoding DUF350 domain-containing protein, whose amino-acid sequence MHILDSLLAFCAYFFIGAAMVIIFLFIYSKITPHNEWQLIKNNNTAASLAFSGTLLGYVIPLSSAAINSVSIPDYFAWGGIALVIQLLIYGCVRLYMPTLSEKIIHHNVAAGLFMGTAALAGGIFNAACMTW is encoded by the coding sequence ATGCATATACTGGATTCATTATTGGCTTTCTGCGCCTATTTTTTTATTGGCGCGGCAATGGTCATTATATTTCTTTTTATTTACTCAAAGATAACGCCGCATAATGAATGGCAGTTGATAAAAAATAACAATACTGCGGCATCGCTGGCCTTTAGCGGTACGTTGCTGGGCTATGTCATCCCTTTATCCAGCGCGGCGATAAACTCAGTCAGTATCCCGGACTATTTTGCCTGGGGCGGCATTGCGCTGGTTATTCAACTGCTGATTTATGGCTGCGTAAGGTTATACATGCCTACGCTGAGCGAAAAAATTATTCATCACAACGTGGCGGCGGGACTGTTTATGGGAACCGCAGCGCTGGCAGGCGGCATTTTCAACGCTGCCTGTATGACATGGTAA
- a CDS encoding DUF1190 domain-containing protein — translation MAKKRQSRNKSHTRYSATTRIAEPVNPFERKQHRYTPKYLTLAIMGGAAFFLLKGCGDDGNTDNDGDGTFYSTMNDCIDDGNSASVCADGWNNAKTEFYANVPKQLTQENCQSQFGDCYFDSTERSWLPVFSGFLLSRIIRQNRDEPYIYSSGGSSYVSRPVWRTASGDYAWRSGTGESNTVTRHSYTTRKASTISRGGYGRSSSARGHWGG, via the coding sequence ATGGCAAAAAAACGACAATCCAGAAATAAATCCCATACGCGTTATTCGGCAACAACCCGGATAGCTGAGCCAGTGAATCCCTTTGAGCGGAAACAACATCGTTATACCCCCAAATACCTGACGCTGGCGATTATGGGCGGCGCGGCCTTTTTTCTCCTGAAAGGTTGCGGCGATGACGGTAATACCGACAATGATGGCGACGGTACGTTTTATTCTACGATGAATGACTGTATTGACGATGGCAATAGTGCCAGCGTTTGTGCTGACGGCTGGAATAATGCAAAAACAGAATTTTACGCCAATGTGCCTAAACAATTGACGCAGGAAAACTGCCAGTCGCAGTTTGGCGACTGCTACTTTGATAGCACCGAGCGAAGCTGGCTCCCCGTGTTTAGCGGTTTTTTGCTCAGTCGGATAATCCGTCAGAATCGTGATGAACCCTATATCTATAGCAGCGGTGGTTCATCCTATGTGTCCCGCCCCGTCTGGCGCACCGCGTCCGGCGACTATGCGTGGCGCAGCGGCACAGGAGAAAGCAATACTGTGACCCGCCATAGCTATACGACGCGGAAAGCCTCCACCATTTCCCGCGGCGGCTATGGTCGTTCTTCCAGCGCCCGCGGGCATTGGGGAGGTTAA
- a CDS encoding glutathionylspermidine synthase family protein: MLRHNVPVRRDLDKIACDHGFDFHIIDDEIYWDESRAYRFTLRQIEEQIEKPTAELHQMCLEVVERAVHDEQIMRQLAIPPLYWDVIAESWRRRDPSLYGRMDFVWCGKDPVKLLEYNADTPTSLYESSYFQWLWLEDARRSGAIPRDADQYNAIQERLIARFSELYSREPLYFCCCEDTDEDRTTVLYLQDCAQQAGQETRFIYIEELGLGVGGVLTDLEDNVIRRAFKLYPLEWMMRDDNGPLLRKRREQWIEPLWKSILSNKGLLPLLWRFFPEHPNLLPAWFDGEKSLAVPGESMVRKPIYSREGGNVTIFDGLQNIIDHADGDYADEPMIYQAFQPLPRFGDSYTLIGSWIIDDEASGMGIREDNTLITKDTSRFVPHYIAG; encoded by the coding sequence ATGCTACGACATAACGTGCCGGTGCGCCGGGATCTGGATAAGATCGCCTGCGATCACGGTTTCGACTTCCATATTATCGATGACGAAATTTACTGGGATGAAAGCCGGGCATACCGTTTTACATTACGACAAATTGAAGAACAGATCGAAAAACCGACCGCAGAGCTTCATCAGATGTGCCTTGAGGTCGTAGAGCGTGCGGTCCATGATGAACAGATCATGCGGCAACTGGCGATCCCGCCGCTGTACTGGGATGTCATCGCGGAAAGTTGGCGCCGCCGCGATCCTTCGCTTTACGGACGAATGGATTTCGTCTGGTGCGGCAAAGATCCGGTAAAGTTGCTGGAATACAATGCCGATACACCGACTTCGCTCTATGAGTCCTCCTACTTTCAATGGCTATGGCTGGAAGATGCCCGCCGTAGTGGCGCCATCCCGCGTGATGCCGATCAATACAATGCGATACAGGAGCGGTTGATCGCCCGCTTCAGTGAGTTATATAGCCGGGAGCCACTCTACTTTTGTTGTTGTGAAGATACCGATGAAGATCGCACGACAGTACTGTATCTCCAGGATTGCGCACAGCAGGCGGGTCAGGAGACGCGGTTTATCTATATTGAAGAACTGGGGCTTGGCGTAGGCGGTGTACTGACCGACCTGGAGGACAACGTGATTCGCCGCGCGTTTAAACTCTATCCGCTGGAGTGGATGATGCGCGACGATAACGGTCCGCTGCTACGTAAACGCCGTGAGCAGTGGATTGAGCCATTATGGAAAAGTATTCTGAGCAACAAAGGACTACTGCCATTATTGTGGCGCTTTTTTCCTGAACACCCGAACCTGCTCCCGGCCTGGTTTGACGGCGAAAAATCGCTCGCCGTGCCAGGTGAAAGCATGGTACGAAAGCCAATTTACTCGCGTGAAGGCGGTAATGTCACCATTTTCGACGGTCTGCAAAATATTATCGACCATGCTGACGGTGATTACGCCGACGAACCGATGATTTACCAGGCATTTCAGCCGCTGCCGCGTTTTGGCGATAGCTATACGCTGATTGGCAGTTGGATCATCGACGATGAAGCGTCCGGGATGGGGATTCGTGAGGATAATACGCTGATTACCAAAGATACTTCCCGTTTTGTTCCCCATTATATTGCGGGTTAA